A DNA window from Methylobacterium sp. NMS14P contains the following coding sequences:
- a CDS encoding class GN sortase produces the protein MSRRTVTGLGRALAALLTLAGLGLAAQAAWIPAKAALAQLLLERAFARTLAEGRPARPWPWADTEPVARLTVAGRSFVVLRGGSGQALAFGPGHLDGTPEAGAPGTAVIAAHRDTQFAVLGQLGPGDPVAVTGRDGRTLRFRVTGTRVARWDASGIDPQAPGRHLDLVTCWPLEALQAGPLRLIVETELASEAGRS, from the coding sequence ATGAGCCGGCGCACGGTGACCGGACTGGGGAGGGCCCTCGCGGCCCTCCTCACCCTCGCGGGGCTCGGGCTCGCGGCGCAGGCCGCCTGGATCCCCGCCAAGGCCGCCCTGGCCCAGCTGCTGCTGGAGCGCGCCTTCGCCCGCACGCTGGCCGAGGGCCGGCCCGCCCGGCCCTGGCCCTGGGCCGACACCGAGCCGGTCGCCCGCCTCACCGTCGCGGGCCGCAGCTTCGTGGTGCTGCGGGGCGGGAGCGGCCAGGCCCTGGCCTTCGGCCCCGGCCATCTGGACGGCACCCCGGAGGCCGGCGCGCCCGGAACCGCCGTCATCGCCGCCCACCGCGACACGCAGTTCGCGGTGCTGGGGCAGCTCGGGCCCGGCGATCCGGTCGCGGTGACCGGCCGCGACGGCCGGACCCTGCGCTTCCGCGTTACCGGCACGCGGGTCGCCCGCTGGGACGCCTCGGGCATCGACCCGCAGGCCCCCGGCCGGCACCTCGACCTCGTCACCTGCTGGCCTCTCGAGGCGCTGCAGGCCGGCCCGCTCCGGCTGATCGTCGAGACCGAACTGGCCTCGGAGGCGGGGCGTTCCTGA
- a CDS encoding helix-turn-helix domain-containing protein, protein MSEIELSEAQSRAIAQTVREALARRRISRQTLAEEARISISTLEKALAGRRPFTLATTIRLEEALGQSLRQETGRPAPEAARHAPDELGSYSRESVAWIEGRYLTLRPSFGTAGAVFAYRTEIAWDPDAARLVFREAERLDAPFAQSGSVAVPSQSGMIYLVTNWHGQHRLAVLCRPNIQGEMYGVLTTLHAGRGTQLTPAAAPLALLPEQAGAHGYGRIGPDDPGYAPYRAYLARVHDDGYAAFFTGVA, encoded by the coding sequence GTGAGCGAGATCGAACTGTCCGAGGCGCAGAGCCGCGCCATTGCCCAGACCGTGCGCGAGGCGCTGGCCCGTCGGCGCATCTCCCGGCAGACGCTGGCCGAGGAGGCCCGGATCAGCATCTCGACCCTGGAGAAGGCGCTCGCCGGCCGCAGGCCCTTCACCCTGGCGACGACGATCCGTCTGGAGGAGGCCCTGGGCCAGTCCCTCCGCCAGGAGACGGGGCGACCGGCCCCGGAGGCGGCCCGCCACGCGCCCGACGAGCTCGGCTCCTACTCGCGGGAGAGCGTGGCCTGGATCGAGGGGCGCTACCTCACCCTGCGGCCCTCGTTCGGGACGGCGGGCGCGGTCTTCGCCTACCGCACCGAGATCGCCTGGGATCCGGACGCGGCCCGCCTCGTGTTCCGCGAGGCCGAGCGGCTCGACGCCCCCTTCGCGCAATCCGGCAGCGTCGCCGTGCCGAGCCAGTCGGGCATGATCTACCTGGTGACCAACTGGCACGGGCAGCACCGCCTCGCGGTGCTGTGCCGCCCGAACATCCAGGGCGAGATGTACGGGGTCCTCACGACCCTCCACGCGGGGCGCGGCACGCAGCTGACCCCGGCCGCGGCGCCCCTGGCGCTGCTGCCCGAGCAGGCGGGCGCGCACGGGTACGGGCGGATCGGGCCGGACGACCCGGGCTACGCGCCGTACCGGGCCTATCTCGCCCGGGTGCACGACGACGGCTACGCCGCCTTCTTCACGGGCGTCGCCTGA
- a CDS encoding tyrosine-type recombinase/integrase yields MYNLALTEFGATNLPFIKWTTIGRTPRNARSRYLRAAEMESIIRACTDRDAFLHEFTWLTGIRIRCILDLRWTDIDFDLGLITAARKGGGTYAVPLTPDTRRLLEAVRGHPTHVFTYTCRRTGAWKPFTYTAMAKRAAQTFRRAGVDDYRLHDHRHTAACLALVASGFNIYAVQELLGHANRNSTDRYVHLDKSRLRAELGKITSWKDFERVGKASASPFFSDGPPDLSIAYARANDNFERPRR; encoded by the coding sequence ATGTACAATCTCGCGCTGACGGAGTTCGGCGCGACGAATCTGCCGTTCATCAAGTGGACCACCATAGGTCGCACACCCAGGAATGCACGCAGCCGCTATCTTCGCGCGGCCGAAATGGAGAGCATCATCCGGGCATGCACGGACCGGGACGCCTTCCTCCACGAGTTCACTTGGCTGACCGGCATCAGAATACGGTGCATCCTCGATCTGCGTTGGACCGACATCGACTTCGATCTGGGCCTGATCACCGCAGCCAGAAAGGGGGGCGGAACGTACGCCGTGCCGCTGACGCCGGACACGCGCAGGCTGCTCGAGGCGGTCCGAGGGCACCCGACGCACGTGTTCACCTATACGTGCCGCCGCACCGGCGCGTGGAAGCCCTTCACGTATACGGCCATGGCGAAGCGTGCCGCGCAGACCTTCCGCAGGGCCGGCGTGGACGACTACCGGCTTCACGACCACAGGCATACCGCCGCCTGTCTCGCCCTCGTGGCGAGCGGGTTCAACATCTACGCGGTTCAGGAACTCCTCGGTCACGCGAACAGGAATTCGACGGACCGCTATGTCCATCTGGATAAGTCCAGGCTACGGGCCGAGCTCGGCAAGATAACGTCCTGGAAGGATTTTGAACGGGTCGGGAAGGCTTCGGCATCGCCGTTCTTCTCCGACGGTCCCCCGGACTTGTCCATCGCCTACGCGCGGGCCAACGACAACTTCGAACGACCGCGCCGCTGA